Part of the Musa acuminata AAA Group cultivar baxijiao chromosome BXJ3-10, Cavendish_Baxijiao_AAA, whole genome shotgun sequence genome, AACTCCAAGTCCTGTCTGTTAAACAGAAAGTAGCAATTAATAGTCTGCACGATAGTCACTGTAATCATCTCTTGCACAGACATCGCTCTCCACCCTTTCAGCGATCTTCTCCTCCTCATATTTCAGTCCTTCCTCAAGCGCCAACCCTCCTAACGCTCCAGCCACCGCCCCAACCGCCAAGCCTGTAGCCGCTCCCATTCTGCCCCCTTTTGGCTTATGATCATAAGCAGAATAGCCTGATGAGTAGCCCGTGGGCGCTGATGGCCCCCCGTAGCCGGACGTCTGGTCATAGTATGTATGGGTCTGGGCAGGGGCAGGGGCAGGGGCAGGGACCGGAGCCGGAGCCGTAGGTGCTGAGTAGTAGGGAGCAGGGGAATAGTATCCAGAAGTGTAGGGATCAGAGTAGCTCCCGTAGTGGTACTGCGAGGAATGGGGCTGGGGCTGGGGCCGAGGCGGCACAGGGTGGCCGTAAGGAGGAATAGGAGGGGACTGGGGAGTAAAGGTGCGGTAATCTCTAGCCGAGTGAGGAGGAGGgggggaaggagaagggaaggggGGAGCGTTGGAGGAGTAATAATAGCTGGAAGACGGAGGGGGAGGGGGGAAGTGGTGATGGGGATGGGGATGGAGGTCGGGCGGGGGGCAGGGCCGCTCTCGGATGGCGAGCTTGATGCGGATCTTGCCCTGGGGACGGCCGGAAGGGCGGCGGAGCTCGAGGGTTCGGATGGGAGAGGGCGAGCCGTCGACGCCGCCGCCGACTGTGAAGGCGTCGGGGTCGAGGAGGTCCTTGACGGGGGATCGGGCGGTGCCGACAAGGGGCTTGGGGGTCTCGGAGGGCTTGGAATGGAAGACGTCGAGGGTGAGGAAAAGAAGGGTTTcgggggaggggagggggaggggaagcGCGAGGCGCTCGTTCCAGACGGGGCGAGTGGAGCCGGCGTCGTCGGGCTTGGTGGCGACGCGGCAGTCGGGATCGAGGTAGGCGACAACGTAGGGCTTGAGGTCGCCGTTTCGCCAATTGACGTTCTTGAGGTGCTTCGCGGAGACGACGGTGACCTCGAGGTCCAGGGGCCTCGGCGATGGCGATGGAGGAGGAGGGCGCTGCGGGGAGTCCATGGATTCCGATTGGGTTGACCACCTGCGATGGATTGGGCGTGCGGAGATGATCGATGATACGCACCAACAGGGGAGGCGTTTGGGGGCGGAAATCAGTGGACGCGCACAAAGCCAATCAAGGTGGTTCCGTGACGTTGACCCGTGCTttctttttcattattattttttcttttattcagcatgttttttctgaaaattttcttttatatatatatatatatatatattatattttaagtaATTATCATTATATTAAAATCACCTACTCCTACCGTAATTTCGACTAAATTAGTTTTGACCAGCTAATTTTGTTGGTAATTTGTTTTGACTACTTATAATTAGAAAATTTCGGAGAAACAAGCGAACTAATTATATATTGATCTTAGTATTTCGATCtctagatttaaaaattttatattaaaatttttataattataaaagtaaaatatttaatcctatTAACTCTAACATTATCGATTTTACCAACGGAAGATACAATACGTGATAACTTGTGTAGGAATGATACGAAAATGATaagtaaaatgataattttaacatCCCGGGTGAGGCATCTACATTGATACCATTCTACAACTATGTTGACAAGAGGTGGGGTAAAAGCCATACATCTTACTGACGTAAATGCAGAACAACTGGATGCCAACACAAGTGTCTCACATTTCATCGACGTAAATGTAAAGTAACATCGGAAGAGAAAAAGGAGGGAGAGTGATGACGAAAAGTAAGACAAAAGGAGATGAGAAAGTAGACGAGGATGATGGCCACACTCAGCGATGTTTGACATTATATGATCACTGATCTTAGTATATATTGATCTTAGTATTTCGATCtctagatttaaaaattttatattaaattttttataattataaaagtaaaatatttaatcctatTAACTCTAACATTATCGATTTTACCAACGGAAGATACAATACATGATAACTTATGTAGGAATGATACGAAAATGATaagtaaaatgataattttaacatcccgagtgaggcatctaCATCGATGCCGTTCTGCAACTACGTTGACAAGAGGTGAGGTAAAAGCCATACATCTTACTGACGTAAATGCATAACAACGAGATGCCAACACAAGTGTCTCACATTTCATCGACATAAATGTAAAGTAACGTCGGAAGAGAAAAAGGAGGGAGAGTGATGACGAAAGATAAGATAAAAGGAGATAAGAAAATAGACGAGGATGATGACCACACTGAGCGATGTTTGACATTATATGATCACTGAGACAATATGCTTCTATCGGATGTTTGTTCATATTCTCCTTACTAAGTTACAATTATGAAatttaaatttgattaaaaaatgcAAAGAGTTTGATAATAGAACCATTCACACCTCTTTTTTTTaccataaaataatataatcttaTACTAATACAAAATATAGATAATAAAACCATAAAATTATACTAATATCATAGTATGTAAAAACATGGTATTCAcaacaaaataaataatattacataatataattaacaaataatataatatagatatatacatagtttatatgtatatataaaaataaataatatggagCATTAAAAATATATCACAACAAAAGTAATCAAAAAATAGGGCAAACCAATGGTAACAATATTCAGCATCACAATGACTCATTCAATCCCTATTCTTTGGTTTGAGAGTTTTATCCAGTGTTTATGATAGCTATCAGACTATTTCACTACTTGAGAGCTCTCTTGAGAGGGGAAGGATTCTCTTCCACATTTCCCATTATAGCTAAAGCTCCCGCTTTACTCGAAAGCCTATGAAGGGGTGCaaaattaaatctctccaagattcaCTTGAATTAATCTATTTTGTTTGGGGAATTATTAGCATTTCTTGGtttctcaagaatattttggatgACATCTTCCTCCTTTAATTATGTCATTATGTTGTCGATGTGGTCCATGTTTCTTGGATCACAAATGGTATGGTTCATCAATTTGTCGATTTTGATCGAACTataaattctctttttttttatcttctaataATACAATATAGTTTAGTTTATAAACTTTCATAAAAAACACAATACTTCGatagtaaataatataaaatcaacataaaatattacaaataaaaaaGGAGTGTGATTAATAATGTATTATGTGTATAAcacttatatattataatatacggTAAAAAATTAATGGCGAGAAGATCATCCCACAAATAAGTAAAAGTATCTTTTTAAGTTAATAAATTaacataattatttatttgatatcaaatttaattttgattttaatatggtAAAACATTCCATGTTAATAAAGTAATAACATATGAATATTAATTAGTGAGATGTCGCGAAGGTTGGCCAACTCATCTACCATTTTAACGTGAGGGTCTAATATAATAAATCTTTCATGTTAAACTAAGGatggatttttagaaaaaaaattttaagtttgaaaattttttataaaGCACATCAACTTTAAAATTTCTCAAAGAATATTCTTAATCATATGAAAAGTTTATTTTATCCTTATCTTCTTATATTGTCTTTGTCACTATTCGCATATTCTCATCGGACTAAGGTACTTTACAAACGCAAACATGGGCGTAGTCCTAACCACCCTCGTGATATCTAAAGGTATCGTGCACATGGAGGGGAGTGGTCGATGAGGTCAGCTCGTGCATAGAGGCACAAGCATAGCCAACGAGACCAATCCGCATACAAAGGCATTGGTGTGGCTAGTGCGACCAACCCACGCATAGAGTGTGACAATCAATGAGGGCCAAAATATATGCGGAGGCGACCAGTAGACGAACTCGTGCGTATGCAAAAACGCAAGCAACCATGAGAGGAGGGTATAATTGACGAGGCAAACCTAAAGACACAAGTGGTCAAGGACAATCGATAAAGCAAAGGGAGGCAAAGGGTGGTGGTCAATAAGGGTAAAatagttatttaaaaaataatattatctaaaAATTTTTCGAAGTTAAAGCATTTAACGTGAAATTTTCAAACTTacggatttttttttaatgaatgcaTCCTAAACTAAAATATGCAAAAGAAACTCTCTCTCCATATATGAcataaaattttaatcaaataatatattttttcatatcGGATCATCCTACTAAATGGGTATCAACACTCGTCATTCAACAACCCACAACTTAAATAAACATAAATCAGAAATCTTGGCATCGAATTCAAGCGTCAACGGTGATGACTATTTCCAAAAAAGAATCAGGCCGGATCATACTCGACCTTTGACAGTATAATATCTCATAAGTCACGAGTAAAAAACTCTAATCCAATTGTGGAATCCATTAACCAAACATGATAGGATAATTAATCATAATATTTCTCTACTTGGAATCTGATTCCTCAAACACTAGTTGTATCAGAACTCGTTGATCAAGGAATATCATATATAAAGTGCGTTGAGACTGTTCACCAATTCTTGATGTGCGTGTGAGATTTTCAATTTTGATACCGCTTATATTGTATAGTGAAATTAACAAaagtattctttttatttttctttttaatctcaGTCGTTGATTTgctttaaataaaataaacagaTCAAATCGCTGAATTGATATGATTAGAGTGCAAATTCCAATATCCGTTGGATGTCACATCAGCCACCAAAAATGCTTCTTCCATGTATTTGGACGCGCCTCTGTAATGGATGGCTCCGCAAGCGACAACGCGTCCCACTGCCTGCGTGCCGTTCCACATTCTGACACCCATCCGAGGCCAAGTGTTTCTTCCATCCACAGAGACGGAGATTTCTTAGCGAGATTGCTGCAGAAGGCCGAGCGTTTCTTCCATCCAatacttcttcctcctcctcggggTGACTCTTCGAGCTGGCTAGCTGTCCCATGTGTAGGTAGAAAAAGGAAtgattcttctctctcttctgctATGCCTTGAATCCATACCTTCCTATAAAAACCGCTCAATTTGATGGAGTGGAGTTGTTTGGTGTCAGCTTGAAATGGAATGTGAGTTGTTGCTTCCAGTAAATGGAGATATTTGGCGGAGATAAAAGGCTGGTGTACAGCTCATACTTTCCggacctccgcctcctcctctacTCTGCTCTCTACAAAATCAATCGCCCCTGCCCTCATCATCTCCTCTCTACTGTAGATCGCGGAGAATCGATTGAGGGCGTGACAGAAGACTCCTCTCTCTGTCTCACTCCTCTTCTTCTGGTTCAGATCACCAGGCTTGATCTCACCTGGTAAGTCATCGATCGAAGCCTTTTGAGTTCCTCTGTTATCGTTTCTCTTTGATGTCGAAGATTTGGTAGATTTCTGTATGCTGATTTACTTGGAGATTGATCGATAACGCTGATCCTGATTCCCAAATATCGTTAGtgaaatttgaatttgaatttgaattcatCATCATTATTCATGACAGTGCTCATCTCGCAATCAGCGTCTAAGATAAAGCATCACTGTAGGGGAGAGAAGGAATCGAGATTATTTGACTCACTTCACAGCACTACTTGCATTCGGCAAGTGTTTTCATTTTATTTCGGCTATCGAGACATCCATAAAAAGCACAAATTTTGGTAGCTTGTGCTGTGAAATTTCTTAGTATTTACTCAGTCTTGTTTTGGAACCAGTCACTCTGGTGATTGTCCTCTTGCTTGTCCACTCAGTTAACTGCTGCTTTTGCTCCTTGTTTCTTTTGCCTTGGCATGCTGCCTCAATCCTTGTCATTGCCAGTATTGCAAGTAGTGCATCATTCAATGAATCCATCCGTGGGACCTTCTAAACTTTTTCTCCTTCCTTGTTCCTTACATTAGACTATTACATCAAATctaagattgttgataaaaagagGTAGTAGGATCACAAATCTTTTCTAATCAGATAATTATTTATTTCTGTATTTATGATAGATAAATGATTCTACAACTCATTTTGtaaataaaatttatgattattACTGTTTTTCCTTTTTCATAAATGTGTTTCCCTATTTGTCTTGATAATATAATGTGGCAATCATAGTAAACATATAATTAAGATTGTTGCCAGTTGCAACTCTTTCCTCGATTTAGTTGCCACTTCTAATCCTTCATTTCTTATATTTGTCTATTAGTACACATGGTCTACATATATGAAAAGACTAATAAATACATTCTTGCTAAGTTTTATACACTTATGTTGTTCATGGGATTCCGCATGCTTGCGGATGTAGACGGCAATTCTTTTCATTTGTTAATCACACTTTGTCATAATACAGAGATGAACCATATTCTGGCTtgaataaatagcaaaaagaaataagaAGTAGGATCTCAATCCCACTGCAGGATCATATTTTTTATAGCAACTATTCAATTAGTAATACAGTGAAATTACTGTATTTATGCACGAGGTGGCTTTGTTTGAATTTATTTATCCCCTAGATTATAGTATACCACTGTACTATAAGTGTGCAGTGAGATTGAACAGGGTAAGCCTATTGTTGTTCCTTCCTGATATGAAAGGATTCGATAAATTTATAGATAAGATTATGTACAACCACTCTCCTATGTTATTGGGATTCTTATGCACTGAGTATTATAGTGTACTACTAAAAGTGAAATAATTAACCATACAGGGTATTACAGTTCACTTAACATGTCATTTTGGTTGTCTATGTCAGAATTTTTTATTACCATGTAACTTGCAAAATCCATTTTCTAAGTTTGGATAGCTGTTTGTGTCTCCATGAACAAATCTATAGCTTTGTTCTTCGGTCGCCTTTCTGATTTCAGAGACAATTTATGGTGTCGTTGGTGAAGTTCAAATATATCAAGTGCAGCTATGGTTTCTTCAGAAAAAGATATTGCATCTATATATCTACCAATTTAGCCAGATTAATCATAACCGGCAAGCATTTATCTATACTGCCTAGTCACTTAGGTTGTAATGACCTATGATTTTTTTCCCTTGTCATAATGCAAATTACCAAAATTAATGTTTTACTTTGattgaattatttatttattttgtttgtaTAGCATAATTAAAATGAGTCTCCTTCATCGTGTGGACCAACTATAATTAAATCAATTAAAtcaattaaataattattaattgatttatttcttaatgagtgatgtgatttttagaaaataattatttagtactttattttttttgtgaaccataacaaataaatatattaattttattttgtatgtaaaaataaaatattatttatgctCATCTTCTCCTGTATAAAGGGGGCTTCATCTCCCTCATTTTTTAGTGAGCTTGATAGAAGGATTTAGGAGAATATCTTGAAGATCCCTGAGGAGAGGTAATATTCTCTActcttttattaataattttgttaATTTACTTCAATATTGTGTTAGGGATTTTACTCCTACTGCAGTGGCATAATATTCTAACTAATAATACGTACTCGAGATCTTGAAGATCTTATTGGTCTGACAATAACTTAGCTTGCTTTGAATTTATCAGTCAAATGAGATTTGCCATCAGTATTTATATGTTTTGAACACTGTTTACGGCACACAGGAATATGTCAGCATGTGATAAACCATTTAGTTTAAAACTGCATGTGCTTTACATTTGTTCTTGGTGATCACATGATAAAGTAGATTCGTTCTTCTCTAATGTGTTTTGGTATTTGGTTGTGCACCGATAAGTTGATTTTATATtcttttcatatgaaacaatggtCTCAATTATTGTGCCATTTATTCGACTATTGTCTTCGATGACGCTGAAGCGTGGATCAAATGTCAGATTCCGAGTACTCCTAAGGACTGTCAGACAACCATGGAGGCAACCGATGAGAGGTACACTGAAGACGGGACAACAGATGTCCATGGTAGGCCAGCTGTGAGGAAGAACACTGGGAATTGGAGAGCTTGCCCCTATATTCTTGGTATCATCCTCAGGTCACCTAATTGACATACAGTAGAATGAAAATTTATGCTGTGTTGTAATCTAAccatcatatttttgcatctcaTCGCAGCAAATGAATGCTGTGAAAGGTTAGCATACTATGGGATGAGCACGAATTTAGTGAACTATATGAAAGATCGTCTCAACCAAGGGAATGCAAAAGCAGCAAATAATGTCACTAACTGGTCAGGCACATGCTATATTACGCCACTTCTCGGGGCTTTCATCGCCGATGCTTACTTGGGAAGATATCGGACAATTGCTAGTTTCATGATAGTTTACATCATTGTAAGACCAGCATTATCCTTTCTAGATTTGATCTTTGGAGATTCCTAAACGACTTTGATCTCGTTTACAGGGTTTGATATTGTTAACAATGACAGCGTCTGTCGAGGGTCTGAAGGCTCCTTGTAACCACGGCGTCTGTGATCCAACAACAGCACAAACAGCAGTGGTCTTTGTGGCTCTTTATCTCATTGCTCTGGGAACCGGAGGAATAAAGCCTTGTGTCTCTTCTTTCGGTGCTGACCAGTTTGATGAATCGGATGAATCAGAGAAAAAGAGGAAGAGCTCCTTCTTCAACTGGTTCTATTTCTCCATCAACATTGGGGCTTTAATTGCTTCTTCTGTGCTGGTGTGGATACAGAATAATGTCGGATGGGGTTGGGGCTTCGGAATACCAGCAGTGGTGATGGCTATCGCAGTTGTGAGCTTCTTCCTGGGAACCCCATTGTATAGACACCAGAAACCCGGAGGGAGTCCTATAACACGAGTTGCGCAGGTTATTGTGGCGTCATTGAGGAAGTCTGGAATGGACGTACCAGACGACAAGTCTCTTCTATATGAGGTGGCAGACAAGGAGTCTGTCATACAAGGTAGCCGAAAGCTTGGACACACTGACGAATTCAAGTAAGTTCATTAGAACTCTTCGTATTAATACTCTGCTTTAGATTTCTTTAACCTTCATGTGCTCATATCTTATTGTGCTTTTCCGTGATCCCTTCTTGCATATATTCTGTAGTATATGTTTTCTGTCTCTTCGTTAGAGGGATAGAAAAACCGAGTGGATTTGTAAGCTCCTGAGATGATATATCCGAAGGGGTTTATCGTATGTTCAATGTTGACAAGCTCGGAATATGATTCGTGCTACTCTGAGTTCCTTTCAGGTTCCTCGACAAGGCTGCAATTGTCACTCAGGAGGACAAGAACCCTGTGAGCCCCTGGAAGCTTTGCACCGTCACCCAAGTAGAGGAGCTCAAGAGCGTCGTGAGGCTTCTTCCAATATGGGCGACCGGCATCGTCTTCTCCACAGTCTATGGCCAGATGGGAACCATGTTTGTACTGCAAGGCAACACCCTCGATCCTTACATGGGTCCTCGCTTCAAGATTCCTGCGGCTTCGCTCTCCATATTCGACACCATCAGTGTGATCGTCTGGGTCCCCATCTACGACCGCATCATCGTCCCGTTGGCTCGGAGGTCCACCGGCCGCGAGCGCGGCTTCACGCAGCTGACCCGCATGGGCATTGGCCTCGTCATCTCCATCTTCTCCATGGTGGCTGCTGGAATTCTGGAGGTCGTGAGGCTCCGCATCGTGGCAAGTCACAACATGTATGACTCCCAAGCCTACCTGCCCATCTCCATCTTCTGGCAGATCCCTCAGTACTTCATTGTGGGAGCAGCTGAGGTCTTCACCTTCATCGGGCAACTGGAGTTCTTCTACGACCAGGCACCGGATGCCATGAGGAGCTTGTGCTCTGCGCTGTCCCTCACCACCGTGGCACTCGGCAATTACCTGAGCACCGTGCTCGTCACGGTAGTCACAGGCATCACAACGAGGAACGGGAAGCTGGGTTGGATTCCGGATAACCTCAACCGAGGGCACCTCGATTACTTCTTCTGGCTCCTGGCAGTTCTTAGCTTGGTTAACTTCGTGGCATACCTTCTCATTGCGAAGTGGTACACCTACAAGAAGACAACAGATGAGGAGTTTGATTATGGCAGTTCTTCGGAGTTGGGTACGCAAGGTTGAAGATGCTAAGCTAGCTTTGAGTCCTTTGTTTGATTCAGATCGTGCTTATAATTTAGCCTTCTTGCAGACGGCTAATAGAATTGCAGCATGTGGAAGTCGTTCTTTTCTCATGATGTAGATGAGATACTCTTAGTGGTCGTTTGCTAAGATAATTGATGTGCATGACTTTGACACTCGTTAACTTTGCCTCGAGTCACTAAATGTTCTTAGTATATACATATCGCTTACAGGAACATGATCACATAGAAAGTGTTTATTTGAACCAAAAAGAAAggagggagaaaaagaaagaggtgTGTATCTAAATAAAGCCATGATCACAGGAGCAGCTTCGTTCAGTGGCTGCTCTTTTCTTCTTTAGCAGAAGGGAAATAGCACAGTGGTTTTGAAGTGAAAAGAGAGTTGATTGTTTCTTTCAATTCTTTATCCTTCACCAACAGGGAATGCTCCCTTTGCTTTTTTGCTAGCTTTGGCAGCAGGAATATATGTAGCTCATCAGGCATGCCACTTGCCTGTCACAGAGAAAAAAGCATCAAAAGCAGGGTTACTCATTGCTCATTTTCCCAGCCCAAGTGCCTTTGGATGATTTCCATGCAACCCAATCAAGCTTTATCAGCAGCCTCTCAGGCCATGGGGGCCCTTTCCTTTGTGAACTCCAAGGAGGAGCAGCATCACCACTGAGCCATGCAGGTCCTCCAGCAACCAGCAGTGCCCCCAGGCTAAAGATCTCATTGGAATATTGTGAATCCCCAAGAAGGTTTGGCCTAGGAGCTGTCCCTCTCTTGAGGGTGAGCTCTG contains:
- the LOC104000890 gene encoding leucine-rich repeat extensin-like protein 3; amino-acid sequence: MDSPQRPPPPSPSPRPLDLEVTVVSAKHLKNVNWRNGDLKPYVVAYLDPDCRVATKPDDAGSTRPVWNERLALPLPLPSPETLLFLTLDVFHSKPSETPKPLVGTARSPVKDLLDPDAFTVGGGVDGSPSPIRTLELRRPSGRPQGKIRIKLAIRERPCPPPDLHPHPHHHFPPPPPSSSYYYSSNAPPFPSPSPPPPHSARDYRTFTPQSPPIPPYGHPVPPRPQPQPHSSQYHYGSYSDPYTSGYYSPAPYYSAPTAPAPVPAPAPAPAQTHTYYDQTSGYGGPSAPTGYSSGYSAYDHKPKGGRMGAATGLAVGAVAGALGGLALEEGLKYEEEKIAERVESDVCARDDYSDYRADY
- the LOC135651809 gene encoding protein NRT1/ PTR FAMILY 8.1-like encodes the protein MEATDERYTEDGTTDVHGRPAVRKNTGNWRACPYILANECCERLAYYGMSTNLVNYMKDRLNQGNAKAANNVTNWSGTCYITPLLGAFIADAYLGRYRTIASFMIVYIIGLILLTMTASVEGLKAPCNHGVCDPTTAQTAVVFVALYLIALGTGGIKPCVSSFGADQFDESDESEKKRKSSFFNWFYFSINIGALIASSVLVWIQNNVGWGWGFGIPAVVMAIAVVSFFLGTPLYRHQKPGGSPITRVAQVIVASLRKSGMDVPDDKSLLYEVADKESVIQGSRKLGHTDEFKFLDKAAIVTQEDKNPVSPWKLCTVTQVEELKSVVRLLPIWATGIVFSTVYGQMGTMFVLQGNTLDPYMGPRFKIPAASLSIFDTISVIVWVPIYDRIIVPLARRSTGRERGFTQLTRMGIGLVISIFSMVAAGILEVVRLRIVASHNMYDSQAYLPISIFWQIPQYFIVGAAEVFTFIGQLEFFYDQAPDAMRSLCSALSLTTVALGNYLSTVLVTVVTGITTRNGKLGWIPDNLNRGHLDYFFWLLAVLSLVNFVAYLLIAKWYTYKKTTDEEFDYGSSSELGTQG